One region of Manduca sexta isolate Smith_Timp_Sample1 chromosome 25, JHU_Msex_v1.0, whole genome shotgun sequence genomic DNA includes:
- the LOC115455171 gene encoding dynein regulatory complex subunit 6 produces the protein MDIPYEVLVYLFEYLPKSDRAAASETCRSWYLAANDHIFLKNKVAIFYKSVLSDETFSPINIFENALITYYNYLFNEVEITNKLNDFWEKNGVNIKCLTLRNCDICEKVFVHILQNCQNLEALHIQSCKELFMSGRLLEGKTEGLLANNLENLKCLSLSGNQYLTDVLVNRFISAAPYLEELNLSSCSLQFHLGLVKKFYPPGSDVFHNPSESVLTFYFILQLIVAKAKTIKHLLFSNTLIDGAALKSLSEVDNLKLETLQVHSCDQLTNTGILALTTHQTLLKALDIGLCTRVTDQSLVHICKNLVNLEYLNIQRCRAVTDLGIAELGKLKKLKSLNISQCELITKDGLEKGICAEENNVLEELDIHSLNLDQTGVIMISEKLPSLSSLDLSYCFNAVTDTSIQVIFKNQVLLHTLKISHCDKVSDAGLTGMGKIETDGNNDDDGPIMSSMDNVQAPLKIHLGSRAEEEIMRDARRKRDVMRMCEKLTTDTYSGYSLARIKGLKELDISGCNRITDVSLTYAFNFKELFNLNLSRCQQITHEGIVNLVKNCPSIEYLNLIDCYNLKDEAVTEVVKGLRRLKQLELRGCNQLTDKTLEAVRNHCEKLKFLDVQGCRNISPELACAIGALPTLHTVLMSKPGPYVTDGLKNRSPAPAFLPALMRKLRLH, from the exons ATGGATATTCCGTATGAG GTTTTAGTATATCTTTTTGAATACTTGCCGAAATCCGACAGAGCAGCAGCAAGTGAAACTTGTCGATCGTGGTATTTAGCGGCAaatgatcatatttttttgaaaaataaagtagctatattttacaaatcagTATTAAGTGATGAAACATTTTCACCTatcaatatatttgaaaatgcattaattacatattacaacTACCTATTTAATGAAGTTGAAATCACAAACAAACTCAATGATTTTTGGGAGAAAAATGGAGtgaatattaaatgtttgaCTCTAAGAAACTGTGATatttgtgaaaaagtttttgtacatattttgcAAAACTGCCAAAACCTTGAAGCATTACATATACAGAGTTGCAAAGAACTATTCATGTCAGGCCGTTTACTTGAAGGAAAGACAGAAGGTCTACTTGCAAATAACCTGGAAAACTTAAAATGTCTCAGTCTCTCTGGAAACCAATACCTGACAGATGTTTTAGTCAACAGGTTTATTTCGGCTGCTCCTTATTTAGAAGAGTTGAATTTGTCATCATGTTCTTTACAATTTCACTTGGGTCTGGTAAAAAAGTTTTACCCCCCTGGCAGTGATGTCTTTCATAATCCATCAGAAAgtgttttgacattttattttattttacaactgaTTGTTGCTAaagctaaaacaattaaacaCTTGTTATTTTCAAACACTCTGATTGACGGAGCAGCTCTAAAATCATTATCGGAAGTAGATAACTTAAAGCTTGAAACACTGCAAGTACATTCATGTGACCAACTTACCAATACTGGTATACTGGCGCTGACTACACACCAAACATTGCTCAAGGCACTTGATATTGGATTATGTACAAGGGTTACAGATCAATCTCTTGttcatatttgtaaaaatctaGTCAATTTGGAATATCTCAATATTCAAAGATGTAGAGCTGTTACAGATCTTGGTATAGCTGAATTAGggaaattaaagaaattaaaatcattGAACATATCCCAGTGTGAGCTTATCACTAAAGATGGATTAGAGAAAGGAATATgtgcagaagaaaataatgttttagaagAACTAGATATACATTCCTTAAATTTAGATCAAACTGGTGTTATAATGATTTCAGAAAAGCTCCCTAGCTTAAGTTCATTAGATTTGAGTTATTGTTTCAATGCTGTTACTGATACATCCATCCAAGtgatatttaaaaaccaagTATTGTtgcatacattaaaaataagccATTGTGACAAAGTATCTGATGCTGGTTTAACGGGTATGGGCAAAATTGAAACTGATggaaataatgatgatgatggacCCATTATGTCTAGTATGGATAATGTCCAAGCCCCTTTAAAAATCCACTTGGGATCCAGAGCTGAGGAAGAGATTATGCGAGATGCCAGAAGAAAAAGGGATGTAATGAGAATGTGCGAAAAACTGACTACAGATACTTATTCTGGCTATTCATTAGCAAGGATAAAAGGACTCAAAGAACTAGATATAAGTGGTTGTAACCGAATAACTGATGTTAGTCTCACATATGCATTTAACTTTAAAGAACTTTTCAATCTGAACTTGAGCAGATGTCAACAAATAACACATGAAGGAATAGTTAATTTGGTCAAAAACTGTCCAAGCATAGAGTATTTAAATCTCATAGATTGCTACAATTTGAAAGATGAAGCAGTAACAGAAGTGGTCAAAGGATTAAGGCGGCTAAAACAACTAGAACTGAGA GGATGTAATCAGCTGACGGACAAGACATTAGAAGCTGTAAGAAATCACTGTGAAAAACTCAAGTTTTTGGATGTACAAGGCTGTCGCAACATTTCGCCTGAACTGGCCTGTGCAATTGGGGCCCTACCTACTCTTCACACAGTATTGATGTCTAAACCTGGACCTTATGTTACTGACGGCCTTAAAAATAGATCCCCTGCGCCGGCGTTCCTGCCTGCACTAATGAGAAAATTACGCTTACACtag